The following proteins come from a genomic window of Sardina pilchardus chromosome 1, fSarPil1.1, whole genome shotgun sequence:
- the LOC134094547 gene encoding uncharacterized protein LOC134094547 isoform X1, with product MVLYQHHILMILLLISCTHLLGVALGSDPKSPDGPQMTPLVPSLVQLSSVGDSLVFLCTAPGGHRGLSFDLYGNKEKCDTVRHQTEECGAIFTVKRQQVTSGKEFCCLFTDSQGRPSAFSTYVYAKLDEQGSSLPPPVLTSSSGAARSGQPLSFHCAVPLCLRPTAVLLLSQSSVSGGGQRALRGPSSVVSRSSDPSFSVVPVDGALYSCQYQMIVSSDLTISSSASKPLTVTLSDHQNTGGAGGAGGEGGEGGEEATDWPMVVGAISAAVLFLAIVMGLGLVVHKKVKDAAKKRKTREEAKFWGTVRARDHNISPFHASAPASRILDRSMLIMLFQRVSPPLLIRPSVEFLLTLLLPLSLLTIVCVNYISNFIYNQKCCFVYTDYNRCHKMWI from the exons ATGGTACTTTACCAACATCACATTCTCATGATACTGCTACTGATAAGCTGCACTCACCTGTTAG gtgtagccCTTGGCTCGGACCCCAAATCCCCCGACGGGCCGCAGATGACCCCCCTGGTCCCCTCTCTCGTCCAGCTGTCTTCGGTCGGGGACAGCCTCGTGTTCCTGTGCACCGCTCCGGGGGGCCATCGAGGGCTGAGCTTTGACCTCTACGGAAACAAAGAGAAGTGTGACACAGTCAGGCACCAAACAGAAGAGTGTGGAGCCATCTTTACTGTAAAACGCCAACAAGTGACCAGTGGAAAGGAATTCTGCTGCCTCTTCACGGATTCTCAGGGCCGACCAAGTGCCTTCAGCACCTATGTGTACGCCAAACTAGATG AGCAGGGCAGCTCTCTTCCTCCGCCTGTTTTGACGTCCTCCAGCGGAGCGGCCCGGAGTGGTCAGCCGTTGTCCTTCCACTGCGCGGTGCCGCTGTGTCTCCGTCCCACGGCCGTCCTGCTGCTCAGCCAGAGCAGCGTCAGCGGTGGCGGTCAGCGCGCGCTGCGGGGCCCCAGCTCGGTGGTGTCCAGGTCCAGTGACCCCAGCTTCAGCGTGGTGCCGGTGGACGGGGCGCTGTACTCCTGCCAGTATCAGATGATCGTCTCCTCAGACCTGACCATCAGCTCCAGCGCCAGCAAACCCCTCACCGTCACGCTCTCAGACCATCAGAACACAG gaggagcaggaggagcaggaggagaaggaggagaaggaggagaagaggccaCAGACTGGCCTATGGTGGTGGGGGCCATATCTGCAGCTGTGCTGTTCCTAGCAATAGTCATGGGACTGGGGCTCGTTGTGCACAAGAAAG tGAAAGATGCGGcgaagaagaggaagacaag GGAGGAGGCGAAATTCTGGGGTACAGTGCGTGCAAGAGACCACAAT ATCTCCCCATTTCACGCCTCAGCGCCTGCTTCAAG GATACTGGACCGGTCAATGCTGATTATGCTGTTCCAAAGAGTCTCTCCACCTTTGCTAATCCGACCTTCTGTTGAATTTCTATTGACCCTATTGTTGCCCTTGTCTTTGCTGACTATCGTGTGTGTAAATTATATTTCTAATTTTATCTACAACCAGAAGTGCTGTTTTGTTTATACAGATTACAATAGGTGCCATAAAATGTGGATCTaa
- the LOC134094547 gene encoding uncharacterized protein LOC134094547 isoform X2: MVLYQHHILMILLLISCTHLLGVALGSDPKSPDGPQMTPLVPSLVQLSSVGDSLVFLCTAPGGHRGLSFDLYGNKEKCDTVRHQTEECGAIFTVKRQQVTSGKEFCCLFTDSQGRPSAFSTYVYAKLDEQGSSLPPPVLTSSSGAARSGQPLSFHCAVPLCLRPTAVLLLSQSSVSGGGQRALRGPSSVVSRSSDPSFSVVPVDGALYSCQYQMIVSSDLTISSSASKPLTVTLSDHQNTGGAGGAGGEGGEGGEEATDWPMVVGAISAAVLFLAIVMGLGLVVHKKVKDAAKKRKTREEAKFWGTVRARDHNVDLPISRLSACFKDTGPVNADYAVPKSLSTFANPTFC, translated from the exons ATGGTACTTTACCAACATCACATTCTCATGATACTGCTACTGATAAGCTGCACTCACCTGTTAG gtgtagccCTTGGCTCGGACCCCAAATCCCCCGACGGGCCGCAGATGACCCCCCTGGTCCCCTCTCTCGTCCAGCTGTCTTCGGTCGGGGACAGCCTCGTGTTCCTGTGCACCGCTCCGGGGGGCCATCGAGGGCTGAGCTTTGACCTCTACGGAAACAAAGAGAAGTGTGACACAGTCAGGCACCAAACAGAAGAGTGTGGAGCCATCTTTACTGTAAAACGCCAACAAGTGACCAGTGGAAAGGAATTCTGCTGCCTCTTCACGGATTCTCAGGGCCGACCAAGTGCCTTCAGCACCTATGTGTACGCCAAACTAGATG AGCAGGGCAGCTCTCTTCCTCCGCCTGTTTTGACGTCCTCCAGCGGAGCGGCCCGGAGTGGTCAGCCGTTGTCCTTCCACTGCGCGGTGCCGCTGTGTCTCCGTCCCACGGCCGTCCTGCTGCTCAGCCAGAGCAGCGTCAGCGGTGGCGGTCAGCGCGCGCTGCGGGGCCCCAGCTCGGTGGTGTCCAGGTCCAGTGACCCCAGCTTCAGCGTGGTGCCGGTGGACGGGGCGCTGTACTCCTGCCAGTATCAGATGATCGTCTCCTCAGACCTGACCATCAGCTCCAGCGCCAGCAAACCCCTCACCGTCACGCTCTCAGACCATCAGAACACAG gaggagcaggaggagcaggaggagaaggaggagaaggaggagaagaggccaCAGACTGGCCTATGGTGGTGGGGGCCATATCTGCAGCTGTGCTGTTCCTAGCAATAGTCATGGGACTGGGGCTCGTTGTGCACAAGAAAG tGAAAGATGCGGcgaagaagaggaagacaag GGAGGAGGCGAAATTCTGGGGTACAGTGCGTGCAAGAGACCACAATGTAG ATCTCCCCATTTCACGCCTCAGCGCCTGCTTCAAG GATACTGGACCGGTCAATGCTGATTATGCTGTTCCAAAGAGTCTCTCCACCTTTGCTAATCCGACCTTCTGTTGA